The following coding sequences lie in one Labrus bergylta chromosome 13, fLabBer1.1, whole genome shotgun sequence genomic window:
- the cobll1b gene encoding cordon-bleu protein-like 1b isoform X4 yields MEHKENLIDKELSLVVVLPGGIENMTTVHGSKPLMDLLVTLCAKYHLNPSGHTLELVTSNRKKTKLKPNALIGTLDVEKILLKPKGEDKNKKTVPHVPEATVRMVINYRKTQKTILRVSPRVPLTEHLPAICEKCEFDVETTVLLRDVHSLAPLDMSHSLNDYAIREVYARDTKGPASPVSPASPTRTVFLLGTVTPGKDKNQKEEENKGLFSMFRRSKKKSYQATTVSAPSSPVLVSKPRPLSMALPSSNSSMVGSPSIHSDFPKKRRAPLPPILVSQSCSSNISARRRLYSEPNAHLDHDQMSGLSRGSSAESSLKRTKRKAPPPPTSPSAASQEKVPLEENLAGGAAANTLEEIMEQEESTASVKSATASETQGEDGSLDMSVDVSLHSPSPDSEIPSKTPTEGRGEDQTHDLSSDGNQLQSTVDESVTLSDERTNNGTESPELTHTSSSSCQVENVCEQPTPESVLVECSPVPSSPPAPVTHDAGSQASAQLNTETPSEQTDTLESLLTAGTSRPAGEDAQVQTDLPPLPDQAHPPVSTEASGKKDIATLTDELDLEPVETSSCQESPPSAPETVKSPSIYATNSEPKPKPSNELTRDYIPKVGMTTYTIVPQKSAEKLRYFEVALTLEAPAAAAPDEGPDIGSLQLEENAVVKGQKEETSEVHSAIPRADVKSSTTTTTTQDTVNGSIPESIHSSSPTSLQRADGMIPSQCDLVSKVSSPTEVKEIKIPPATKPKPGSFRLAQHKKTPGYYVTSAAGKSLSASPERAKLPPPPSPPPVQSREETAGAADVQLSPREELKTAAFNRITRQSSLPSSGLSLEKLRSFAAPRPYSPATPSRFAQAVSSAVKRSHSLFQGSNSPQSPVPSPPCSLITSPTAVIESKEFSEPKDGEIKEPDGDKDSTLQGIEEQPQPLGGIVQMEGESSP; encoded by the exons CAAACCCCTCATGGATCTGTTAGTGACACTTTGTGCAAAGTATCACCTGAACCCCTCAGGCCACACTTTAGAACTCGTCACATCCAACAGGAAGAAAACCAAACTCAAGCCCAACGCTCTGATAGGAACTCTGGATGTGGAGAAGATCCTACTGAAACCTAAAGGGGAAGATAAGAACAAGAAGACAGTTCCTCATGTGCCTGAG GCGACTGTTCGGATGGTGATAAACTACAGAAAGACCCAGAAAACGATTCTGCGAGTGAGTCCCCGGGTCCCCCTGACTGAACACTTACCTGCCATCTGTGAGAAATGTGAATTTGACGTGGAGACTACGGTCCTGCTGAGGGATGTCCACTCACTGGCCCCTCTGGACATGTCCCACTCTCTAAATGATTATGCAATAAGGGAGGTCTATGCAAGAGACACTAAAG GACCTGCCTCTCCTGTGAGTCCAGCCTCTCCAACCCGTACAG tTTTTCTTTTAGGAACTGTCACGCCGGGAAAAGATAAAAatcagaaagaggaagaaaataaaggCCTCTTCAGCATGTTTAGAAGAAGCAAGAAAAAATCCTACCAG GCAACGACAGTCAGTGCCCCGTCTTCCCCTGTGCTCGTGAGCAAGCCTCGACCTCTCAGCATGGCCCTGCCGAGCTCCAATTCATCCATGGTGGGTTCGCCTTCGATACACAGTGATTTTCCAAAGAAGAGACGCGCACCCCTCCCTCCGATCCTGGTGTCTCAGAGCTGCTCCTCCAACATCAGTGCCAGACGAAGACTCTACTCTGAACCCAACGCTCACCTGGACCACGACCAG ATGTCTGGTTTAAGTCGAGGGTCCTCTGCAGAGTCTTCACTGAAGAGAACCAAACGAAAAGCTCCTCCACCCCCAACTTCCCCAAGTGCTGCTTCCCAAGAAAAGGTTCCTCTAGAGGAGAACTTAGCag GGGGTGCAGCTGCTAACACACTGGAGGAGATCATGGAGCAGGAAGAGTCCACTGCCTCTGTGAAGTCTGCCACTGCTAGTGAAACCCAGGGAGAGGACGGCAGCCTCGACATGTCTGTCGATGTTTCTTTACATTCCCCGTCCCCAGACTCTGAGATCCCGAGCAAGACGCCCACTGAGGGCCGTGGGGAAGATCAGACTCATGATCTGTCCTCAGATGGCAA tcaactgcagagcacagtagatGAGTCTGTAACCCTGAGTGATGAAAGGACCAATAATGGCACAGAATCACCTGAGCTGACACACACAA GTAGTTCTTCATGTCAAGTTGAGAATGTCTGTGAACAGCCGACACCTGAAAGTGTCCTAGTTGAATGCAGTCCTGTTCCCAGTAGCCCTCCTGCACCTGTGACACATGATGCAGGATCACAGGCCTCTGCTCAGCTAAACACTGAAACCCCAAGCGAGCAGACCGACACGTTGGAGAGTCTGTTGACCGCCGGCACATCACGCCCCGCAGGAGAGGACGCGCAAGTACAAACAGATCTCCCACCCTTACCGGACCAAGCCCATCCCCCCGTTTCCACTGAGGCATCAGGAAAGAAAGATATTGCCACTTTGACGGATGAACTGGACCTCGAGCCTGTGGAGACCTCGTCATGCCAAGAGTCCCCACCAAGTGCCCCTGAAACAGTCAAATCCCCGTCTATTTATGCCACAAATTCCGAGCCAAAGCCCAAGCCTTCCAACGAGCTGACGAGGGACTACATCCCGAAGGTGGGGATGACGACGTACACTATCGTGCCTCAGAAATCTGCGGAGAAACTTCGATATTTTGAGGTTGCACTGACACTGGAGGcgcccgctgctgctgctccagacgAGGGACCTGATATCGGTTCTCTTCAACTGGAGGAGAACGCAGTAGTGAAGGGACAGAAGGAGGAAACAAGTGAGGTTCACTCTGCTATTCCCAGGGCGGATGTAAAGTCTagcactactactactactacacaAGACACTGTTAATGGAAGTATACCTGAATCCATTCATTCCTCGTCACCAACCAGTTTACAGAGAGCAGACGGTATGATCCCATCCCAGTGTGATTTGGTATCTAAAGTAAGTTCACCCACAGAGGTCAAGGAGATTAAAATTCCACCGGCAACTAAACCCAAGCCTGGTTCTTTCCGCTTGgcacagcacaaaaaaacacctgGGTATTATGTAACTTCAGCAGCAGGGAAGAGCCTCAGTGCCAGTCCAGAGAGAGCAAAGTtacctccccctccttctccgCCTCCTGTGCAGAGCCGAGAGGAGACAGCAGGGGCCGCTGACGTCCAGCTGAGTCCCAGAGAAGAATTAAAGACTGCGGCATTCAACAGAATCACCAGGCAAAGTAGCTTGCCAAGCTCGGGGTTAAGCTTGGAAAAACTGAGGAGTTTCGCAGCCCCTCGGCCCTACTCCCCCGCCACGCCGTCCCGCTTCGCCCAGGCCGTGTCCTCTGCTGTGAAAAGAAGCCACTCTTTATTCCAAGGCTCAAACTCACCACAGTCGCCCGTGCCTTCACCGCCATGCTCCCTGATTACAAGTCCCACTGCAGTAATAGAGTCAAAAGAATTCTCTGAGCCCAAG GACGGTGAAATTAAAGAGCCGGACGGAGACAAAGACTCCACGCTGCAGGGAATAGAGGAACAGCCACAACCTTTGGGTGGAATTGTTCAAATGGAAGGAGAGAGCAGTCCGTAG